In a single window of the Leptospira sanjuanensis genome:
- the leuS gene encoding leucine--tRNA ligase encodes MQYPFQEVESFWQKYWEDNKSFQTNIRSAKPKFYCLDMFPYPSGAGLHVGHPEGYTATDILSRFKRMKGFEVLHPMGWDAFGLPAERYAMQTGVHPAITTKNNIDNFRRQIQMIGLSYDWSRELSTTDPDYYKFTQWIFVRLYGSWFNPESNKAESIDALIQRFSAKGSAGLDYREFSAEEWKQFSVADQEKILSDFRLVYQAEIPVNWCEALGTVLANEEVEEWVGKGYEVVRKPMRQYMMRITAYADRLLEDLKLVQWPPSTLEMQKNWIGKSEGLEITFPFPATLPSGLDGIRIFTTRPDTIFGVTYMVVAPEHPIVAEITTPEQKQKVEEYQKASSLKSDLDRMELTKEKTGVFTGSYVVNPADPAQKIPVWISDYVLYGYGTGAIMAVPAHDQRDYEFAKTFGLKILPVIEGEISESTAFDSKTSVCINSSSSEISIDGLDYPTASSKIIAWAENKKIGKKKIQFKLRDWLFARQRYWGEPIPLVHYPSGVTKPIPESELPLELPNLEEFKPSGTGESPLALAKEWLKYKDPETGEIGTRETNTMPQWAGSCWYYLRYIDPKNGKLFCDPELEKKWMPVDLYVGGSEHAVLHLLYSRFWHKFLYDIGVVSTQEPFAKLIHQGLILGEDKRKMSKSLGNVVNPDDVIQEYGADSLRLFEMFMGPLEMVKPWSTRGVEGVFRFLNRIWRLFHTGEGESFRLDDVVPTPEELKILHKTIQKVSEDIPNFSFNTAISQLMIFVNEFTPTDRRPKEALEPFILLLAPFAPHLAEELWKRAGKKESLTYEKFPEANPQYLVESEILIVVQVNGKLRDEFKAPKDVSQAEAIGLAKNLDKIKGILEGKTIRKEIYVPGKLVNIVIG; translated from the coding sequence ATGCAATATCCGTTTCAGGAAGTAGAATCCTTTTGGCAAAAATACTGGGAAGATAACAAAAGCTTTCAGACAAACATCCGGTCTGCTAAACCGAAATTCTACTGTTTGGATATGTTTCCTTATCCTTCCGGAGCCGGACTTCACGTAGGTCACCCGGAAGGTTACACTGCGACGGACATTCTTTCCCGCTTTAAGAGAATGAAGGGTTTTGAAGTTCTGCATCCGATGGGCTGGGACGCCTTCGGACTTCCCGCGGAACGTTATGCGATGCAAACCGGCGTCCATCCCGCGATCACCACAAAAAACAATATCGATAATTTTCGCCGCCAGATCCAGATGATCGGGCTTTCTTACGATTGGTCCCGTGAATTGTCTACGACCGATCCGGATTACTACAAATTTACGCAGTGGATCTTCGTTCGGCTCTACGGTTCCTGGTTCAACCCGGAGTCGAACAAGGCGGAATCCATAGATGCACTTATACAACGATTCTCCGCAAAAGGCTCCGCAGGACTGGATTATAGAGAATTCTCAGCGGAAGAATGGAAACAATTCTCCGTAGCGGATCAGGAAAAGATCCTTTCCGACTTTAGACTCGTATATCAGGCGGAAATTCCCGTAAACTGGTGCGAGGCTTTGGGAACGGTTCTCGCAAACGAAGAAGTGGAAGAATGGGTCGGCAAGGGTTACGAAGTCGTTCGTAAACCGATGCGTCAATATATGATGAGAATCACCGCTTACGCGGATCGACTTCTCGAAGATCTCAAACTGGTTCAATGGCCTCCTTCCACTTTGGAAATGCAGAAGAATTGGATCGGTAAAAGCGAAGGTCTCGAAATCACGTTTCCGTTTCCCGCAACTCTGCCGAGCGGACTCGACGGAATCCGAATTTTTACCACAAGACCCGATACGATCTTCGGCGTGACTTATATGGTCGTAGCGCCGGAACACCCGATCGTTGCGGAGATCACGACTCCCGAACAAAAACAAAAGGTGGAAGAATATCAAAAAGCTTCTTCCTTGAAGAGCGATTTGGATCGTATGGAACTGACCAAGGAAAAGACCGGTGTGTTCACGGGTTCTTACGTCGTCAATCCCGCCGATCCGGCTCAGAAAATTCCGGTTTGGATCAGCGACTACGTGTTATACGGATACGGGACCGGAGCGATTATGGCCGTTCCCGCACACGATCAAAGAGACTACGAGTTCGCAAAGACGTTCGGATTAAAAATTCTTCCGGTGATCGAAGGTGAAATTTCGGAATCGACCGCGTTCGATTCTAAAACTTCCGTTTGTATCAACTCGTCTTCCTCCGAAATTTCAATCGACGGATTGGATTATCCAACGGCCTCTTCCAAGATCATCGCGTGGGCGGAAAACAAGAAGATCGGAAAGAAAAAGATCCAATTCAAACTCAGGGATTGGCTTTTCGCAAGACAGAGATATTGGGGAGAACCGATTCCTCTCGTTCATTATCCTTCGGGAGTCACAAAACCGATCCCTGAATCCGAGCTTCCATTAGAACTTCCTAATTTAGAAGAATTTAAACCTTCCGGAACCGGAGAATCCCCTCTCGCGCTCGCGAAAGAATGGCTGAAATACAAAGATCCGGAAACGGGCGAAATCGGAACTCGCGAGACGAACACGATGCCTCAGTGGGCCGGTTCGTGCTGGTATTATCTGCGTTATATCGATCCGAAAAACGGAAAACTGTTCTGCGATCCGGAATTGGAAAAGAAATGGATGCCCGTAGATTTGTATGTCGGCGGCTCCGAACACGCGGTGCTTCACCTTCTTTACTCGAGGTTCTGGCATAAATTCTTATACGATATCGGAGTCGTTTCCACACAGGAACCGTTTGCGAAATTGATTCACCAAGGTTTGATCCTCGGAGAAGACAAACGCAAGATGTCCAAATCTCTCGGAAACGTAGTCAACCCGGACGACGTCATTCAAGAATACGGCGCGGATAGCTTGCGGCTTTTCGAAATGTTCATGGGGCCGCTGGAAATGGTCAAACCTTGGAGCACGAGAGGTGTGGAAGGTGTGTTCCGTTTTCTCAATCGGATCTGGAGACTCTTTCACACAGGCGAGGGAGAATCCTTCCGCTTGGACGACGTAGTTCCGACCCCTGAAGAATTGAAAATTCTTCACAAAACGATCCAGAAAGTCAGCGAAGACATTCCGAACTTTTCGTTTAACACAGCGATTTCGCAGCTGATGATCTTTGTGAACGAGTTCACACCGACCGACCGCAGACCGAAGGAAGCGCTGGAACCGTTTATTCTTCTTTTGGCTCCGTTCGCTCCTCACTTAGCGGAAGAACTTTGGAAACGCGCCGGCAAAAAAGAATCGTTGACCTACGAAAAATTCCCCGAGGCTAACCCGCAATATCTCGTCGAATCCGAGATTCTAATCGTGGTTCAAGTGAACGGAAAACTCAGAGACGAGTTCAAAGCTCCGAAGGACGTTTCTCAAGCGGAGGCGATCGGATTGGCTAAAAATCTGGATAAGATCAAAGGAATCTTGGAAGGAAAGACGATTCGAAAAGAAATCTACGTTCCCGGCAAGCTCGTCAATATCGTGATCGGCTAA
- a CDS encoding ABC transporter permease, producing MKFNLLIQSILRDFRSRKSSALQIVLAIAIGTGSVTAIHAYREELSRSILKEARNLMGSDLLVQTSSPLTKEQKEFMSSRLPKGSETSELVQFASMLRNKENDETTLSLIKTMSGSFPYYGEIVTEPAGAYRKLKEGEILLEESLIKNLKLKLGSSVSLGERDFILKGKVLKEPGIAGSFLSMAPTSIISGSSLASTGLEQRGSRISYLVPIKLKDPSIAGKYKEANFKEYIQKDLTLYDSTETNSGSRKFLTNTLDFFSLLGLSAFFLGGISILLASRAGIREKSGALAVLKCLGASPRTVSLIVLGELFFFSLIGSALGLLLGNVLLNWIPDLAGEDILSFHPVIGWSSLLWGLLIGILIPFFSSAESLITIRSLKPILALKQEFQEEADRIPKFRITQIAGYLILFLIFFALAWWETESPWKGLILCSVLLILPLIVFLVYSGIRIFISRFRDKREFTPFARFIIGKFDRPGTTLSLSVIGLTSSLFILLLSLIVSESLLEYSGAKDTERRPNLFVMDIRSEQKEHFEEVVKEFGAEKVIVAPVIGARLSKINGETIKKDETETSALKRDWRSTARTREYFLSYRNEPYPTEKIVNGDFWRKGEEDQISVEKEFSTHLKVNLGDSLSFLVGGVEVTGVIRNFRTVNWADMRPNFVVLFSKGILEKAPSYYLSSLRLESEEKRYDLQKNLISKYPNLTIIDTDKAVRAFLGILEKISFTIRLMTWLILGASLLLVLTALNSSRKERIEETTLLRIIGGTSSFLKKVFLWEGILLGTFSFLLALLLAWIANEIISQKVLEIEPSHPWIEYLLAYLFTIFATTVVYYLNLRGEWKKPPISFMKSI from the coding sequence ATGAAATTCAATCTACTCATTCAATCCATTCTCCGCGACTTCCGATCCAGAAAAAGTTCCGCTTTGCAGATCGTTTTGGCGATCGCGATCGGAACCGGCTCCGTTACCGCGATTCACGCCTATAGGGAAGAATTGAGCCGCTCCATTTTAAAGGAGGCGCGCAATCTCATGGGTTCCGATCTTCTCGTTCAGACTTCTTCTCCGCTTACCAAAGAACAGAAAGAATTTATGTCCTCTCGTCTTCCAAAAGGTTCGGAAACCTCGGAACTCGTGCAGTTTGCTTCTATGCTGCGGAACAAGGAAAACGACGAAACCACGCTTTCCCTGATCAAAACGATGTCGGGCAGTTTTCCGTATTACGGCGAAATCGTCACCGAACCTGCGGGCGCTTACCGCAAACTCAAAGAAGGGGAAATCCTTCTTGAAGAAAGTCTGATTAAGAATTTAAAACTGAAACTCGGATCTTCTGTTTCTCTGGGAGAACGCGACTTTATCTTAAAAGGTAAGGTTTTGAAGGAACCGGGAATTGCGGGAAGTTTTCTTTCGATGGCGCCCACTTCTATCATCTCCGGTTCTTCGCTTGCGTCCACCGGTTTGGAACAAAGGGGTTCTAGGATCAGTTATCTAGTTCCGATCAAACTGAAAGATCCTTCGATCGCGGGAAAATACAAGGAAGCGAACTTCAAAGAGTATATTCAAAAAGACTTAACTCTTTACGATTCAACGGAAACGAACTCCGGTTCGCGTAAATTTTTGACGAACACCTTGGATTTTTTCAGTCTTCTCGGTTTATCCGCGTTCTTTTTGGGAGGAATTTCGATTCTTCTTGCGAGTCGAGCCGGAATCCGTGAAAAGTCGGGCGCGCTTGCGGTTTTGAAATGTTTGGGCGCGAGTCCGAGAACGGTGAGTTTGATCGTTTTGGGGGAATTGTTCTTCTTTTCTTTGATCGGTTCCGCTTTGGGACTTTTGCTCGGAAACGTTTTGTTGAATTGGATTCCCGATCTTGCGGGCGAAGACATTCTCAGTTTTCATCCCGTGATCGGATGGTCTTCGCTGTTGTGGGGATTGCTGATCGGAATTCTGATTCCGTTTTTCTCTTCGGCGGAATCTCTGATTACGATCCGATCTCTCAAACCGATTCTCGCGCTCAAACAGGAATTTCAGGAAGAAGCCGATCGGATTCCTAAGTTTAGAATCACGCAGATCGCGGGTTATCTGATTCTTTTTCTGATCTTTTTCGCGCTTGCGTGGTGGGAAACCGAAAGTCCGTGGAAGGGATTGATTCTCTGTTCGGTGCTTTTGATTCTTCCGTTGATCGTATTTCTTGTATATTCCGGAATTCGAATATTCATTTCCCGTTTTAGGGACAAACGGGAATTTACCCCGTTTGCGAGATTTATCATCGGAAAATTCGACAGGCCCGGAACGACATTGTCGCTTTCCGTTATCGGACTTACGAGTTCTTTGTTCATTCTTCTTTTGTCTTTGATCGTTAGCGAAAGTCTTTTGGAATACAGCGGAGCCAAGGATACGGAAAGAAGACCGAATCTTTTCGTCATGGATATTCGCTCCGAACAAAAAGAACACTTCGAGGAAGTCGTTAAGGAATTCGGAGCGGAGAAGGTCATCGTCGCTCCCGTGATCGGCGCGAGATTGTCCAAGATCAACGGCGAAACGATCAAAAAGGACGAAACCGAAACCTCCGCGTTAAAACGCGATTGGAGATCCACGGCAAGAACCAGAGAATACTTTCTCTCGTATCGAAACGAACCGTATCCCACCGAAAAAATCGTAAACGGAGATTTTTGGAGAAAGGGAGAAGAGGATCAAATTTCCGTGGAAAAGGAATTCTCCACACACCTGAAAGTCAACTTAGGAGACAGTTTATCGTTCTTAGTCGGCGGCGTGGAAGTGACGGGCGTGATTCGAAACTTCAGAACGGTGAACTGGGCGGACATGAGACCGAACTTCGTCGTATTGTTTTCGAAAGGGATTTTGGAAAAGGCGCCGAGTTATTACCTGAGTTCGTTGCGTCTCGAATCCGAAGAAAAACGATACGATCTGCAGAAGAATCTTATTTCGAAATATCCGAATCTTACGATCATCGATACGGATAAGGCCGTCCGCGCATTCTTGGGAATTTTGGAAAAAATTTCTTTCACGATTCGATTGATGACTTGGCTGATTTTAGGAGCTTCTTTGCTTTTGGTTTTGACGGCTTTGAATTCGAGTCGCAAGGAAAGAATCGAGGAAACGACTTTGTTGCGGATCATCGGAGGAACTTCCTCC
- a CDS encoding ABC transporter ATP-binding protein, protein MLQVKNLNKSYLVSGKKLEVLKDVSFEIEEGEFIAIIGPSGSGKSTLLAISAGLDRPDDGEVVLDGIPLLQKEEDELAKLRGEKIGFIFQNFQLIKSLNALENVSLPLVLNSKLSSTQIRDQAMIWLDKVSMKERASNFPGQLSGGEEQRIAIARSFIHNPKILFADEPTANLDKKNGEMVMNLLAELNQGTSSTLIVVTHDRSVADLADRVLEMSDGRIVKEVRKTTRTSKTKSTTKNPTSKSRQRSSSKKKAVSKKR, encoded by the coding sequence TTGCTACAAGTAAAAAATCTCAACAAGTCCTATTTAGTTTCCGGAAAAAAACTCGAAGTGTTAAAAGACGTTTCTTTTGAGATAGAAGAGGGAGAATTTATTGCGATCATCGGTCCTTCCGGTTCGGGAAAGTCCACATTGCTCGCAATTTCAGCAGGTTTGGATCGTCCGGACGATGGAGAAGTCGTTCTAGACGGAATTCCGCTTCTACAAAAGGAAGAAGACGAACTTGCAAAGTTGCGAGGAGAAAAGATCGGTTTTATCTTTCAGAACTTTCAGCTCATTAAGTCTCTCAATGCGTTGGAAAATGTCTCTTTACCTCTCGTGTTAAATTCGAAACTCTCTTCCACTCAAATCAGGGATCAAGCGATGATCTGGTTGGACAAGGTTTCGATGAAGGAAAGAGCTTCCAACTTTCCCGGTCAGCTTTCGGGAGGAGAAGAACAACGCATCGCGATCGCAAGATCGTTTATTCACAATCCGAAAATTCTTTTTGCCGACGAGCCTACCGCTAACTTGGATAAGAAGAACGGCGAGATGGTTATGAATCTTCTCGCGGAACTCAATCAAGGAACTTCCTCCACGTTGATCGTAGTTACGCACGATCGTTCCGTCGCCGATCTGGCCGATCGTGTATTAGAAATGAGTGATGGACGGATCGTAAAAGAAGTTCGTAAAACGACGAGGACTTCTAAAACGAAATCCACGACAAAGAATCCGACTTCCAAAAGTCGGCAGCGTTCTTCCTCAAAGAAAAAGGCCGTTTCTAAAAAAAGATGA
- a CDS encoding LIC10486 family protein, with protein MEPSNQVNKLQEQANLMNLALESVLTEDQAVELIQGKIRDAFLLKIRIDIENRSGAVVAIVSKYKNDVIEIFSLFSNSSLIRKIRSFEDSAAFALDMVEAAKSEPFDPGLSDSIGRIVYSKLTKAVLESSYANWEKNDASSFVNILENQIKTSLKVNQVRIQADVEFLSSPKFRAKNVFAGIIPAVNRPSEEPAIGQVPESQEKTPVQRQIEQFRKPFGRVILSKTVLAPVGGVDFDELIEGDKLYFQLPTGSMDEKAMAKTLGGFDEAGNPKNVIGEFIGIAAGKGEYHIFAKGPSGVLLQAFEERPVRLAKVKTKSASSSPAPSKVESGGGGSLGMIIVAGVVIVVGLLVFLIMK; from the coding sequence ATGGAACCGAGCAATCAAGTAAATAAATTACAGGAACAAGCGAATCTTATGAATCTTGCGCTTGAGTCCGTGTTAACGGAAGATCAAGCCGTTGAATTGATCCAAGGAAAGATCCGCGATGCTTTCTTATTAAAAATCAGAATCGATATCGAAAACCGAAGCGGCGCGGTAGTCGCAATCGTCAGTAAATATAAAAACGACGTCATTGAAATCTTTTCCTTATTTTCGAACTCATCGTTGATCCGTAAAATCCGGAGCTTTGAAGACTCGGCCGCATTCGCTTTGGATATGGTGGAAGCCGCAAAATCCGAACCGTTCGATCCCGGTCTTTCGGACAGCATCGGAAGAATCGTTTATTCCAAACTTACGAAAGCCGTATTAGAATCTTCTTATGCGAATTGGGAAAAGAACGACGCTTCCAGCTTCGTAAACATTCTCGAGAATCAGATCAAAACTTCTTTGAAAGTGAATCAGGTTCGGATTCAGGCGGACGTTGAATTCTTATCAAGCCCTAAGTTCAGAGCGAAAAACGTTTTTGCCGGTATTATTCCCGCAGTAAACAGACCTTCGGAAGAACCCGCCATCGGACAAGTTCCCGAAAGCCAGGAAAAAACTCCGGTTCAAAGACAAATCGAACAATTCCGTAAACCGTTCGGAAGAGTGATTCTTTCCAAAACCGTTCTTGCTCCCGTTGGAGGAGTTGACTTCGACGAATTGATCGAAGGCGATAAATTATATTTTCAATTACCGACCGGATCCATGGACGAAAAAGCCATGGCGAAGACTCTCGGAGGTTTTGACGAAGCGGGAAATCCGAAAAACGTCATCGGAGAATTTATCGGAATCGCCGCAGGCAAAGGGGAATATCATATCTTCGCGAAAGGACCTTCCGGCGTTTTACTTCAAGCATTTGAAGAACGTCCCGTGCGGCTTGCGAAAGTGAAGACCAAATCCGCTTCTTCCTCGCCAGCGCCCTCAAAGGTCGAATCCGGAGGCGGTGGTTCCTTGGGGATGATCATCGTGGCCGGTGTGGTGATCGTTGTGGGCCTGCTCGTTTTCCTGATTATGAAATAA